From the Kitasatospora atroaurantiaca genome, the window CCGGCAGCCCACTTGAGAGCCTCGGTCATCACCTTGAAGGCGCCGAAGTGGGCGGCTCCGGGCTCCAGGTAGAGCTCGGCACCCGGGATGTGGTCGGCCAGCCAGCGGGAGTGGTCGACGGGGGAGAACTGGTCGTCGGCGCCGTGCCAGAGCCGGGTGGGGACGGCGATGTCCTCGACCTTGAAGCCCCAGTTGGTGGTGAAGGCCAGCACGTCGTCGATCCAGCCGTCCGCGCCGTACCGGAACGCCTCCCGGTAGGTGCTCAGCAGCATCCGGCGGAGGCCGGAGTCGGTGACCAGTGTCCGGTCGGTGGGCGGGAGTTCGGGCACCAGGTCCTTGATCAGGCTGACCGGGTCGTCCTTGATCTGCCGGGAGCGGAACTGGAAGCTGTCGGCGAAGTGGTGCAGCCCGCGCTCGACCTCGCTGTACTCACGGACGTTGGACGGCGTCATTCCGCCGTACCAGTCCAGGCCGTCGGCGTCCCGTGGCGCCAGGCTGACCAGCGCGGCGACCCGGCTCACCCGGCCGTGCAGCAGGGCCGCACAGGCCAGGGCGTGCGGCCCGCCGCCGGAGCGGCCGAGGACGGCGAAGTCGTCCAGCCCCAGCGCGTCGGCGATCGCCTCGACGTCGGCGACCGCCGAGCTGACCCGGCGGCCGGGCAGCCGGGCGGAGTCCCCGTACCCGGGACGGTCGAAGGCGATCAGCCTGACGCCGAGCCGGTAGAGCACGGAGCTGCGCGGGTTGGGGCCGACCCGGCTGCCCGGGGTGCCGTGCAGCAGGAAGACCGGTCTGCCGTGCGGATCCCCGAGCGTGTCGACAGCCAGAGTGCGGCCCCCGGCCACCTCGACGCGTCGATGCGACACTCGGTACCTCCTTGTTCGGGGATGGGGGGACTAGCTGGGCACGTCCAGGCTGCGCACCTCGCGGCGGGCCTGCCAGGTGGTGTGCTCGCGGGAGATGGCGTCCTCGGCGTCCCGTGCCAGCCGGGCCCAGGTCTCCTCGGCGTCCGTGGACTCCACCTCCAGCTGCCCCAGCTGGACGTCGATGACGGCCAGTTCGGAGGCGGCCAGCGAGTACGCGGCGGCCTGCGGGCGGTACTGGCGCAGCTGCGCCCAGGCCGAGATCGAGGCCGCGACGGCGGAGACGGTGCCGAGCGCGTCGTAGCTGAAGTAGTCCAGTGCGCGCATGACGGCCAGCGCCAGCCCGAGCAGGGGCAGCGCGATGCCGAGCAGGCTCGCCCAGCGGCTGGCGTTGGCGCAGTGCCGGGCCTTGTTCCGGTACCACTCGCGCTGGGTGCGCACCCGCTCCCGCAGGTACACGTCGCGGCGCACCGCGAGGGGTTGGTCGCGCAACTGCCGCATGGTCTCGGTGATCTGCGGGTGGTGCGCCGGCCGCCCGGCCAACGGGCCCTGCCAGGAGCGCAGTTCGTCCTGCACGCGGTTGAGCTGCGGAATCGCCCGGCTGGTGCCGAACTGGCCGAGAATGCCCCCCAGTTGGACGTCGTAGAGCCGCTCGGCGTCCGGCAGGGTCTTCGGCGGCGGCTGGTAGGCGTCGGCCCGGACGGCGTACTTCCAGGACAGTGTCTTGACCGACTCGGCCGCCGCCCGGCCCTCGTACCAGAGGCCCTGCGGGTTCTGCCGGCTGGTCACCGCCGCGAGGCCGACCGTACAGAGGTAGGCGAAGGCCGCCACCCAGGCCCAGACGTTGCCGTCGGCTGACCCGGCCGCGGCGGCCGCCACCAGCAGCAGCAGCTCCCAGCGGGAGAGCGCGATGGAGCGGCGCTGCCCCTGCAGGGAGGAGGAGTCGGCTGTCCAGAACAGCTCGGGCAGCAGCTCGTCCTCCCGTACCCAGCCCATCGAACGACCTGCCCCCGCCGCCATGTCGGCCCCCACCGTCTCAGTGTCCCCAGCAGGTACGTACTGCCCCGAGCGGTGGGCGGGTACGCCTGGTGTCCGGCCAGTATGCGTGCCAACTCCCGTTCGGGACAGGGGACGTGACCGGGAGCTCGTCAGAAGGTGTAGAAGATCCGCTCCGCGTTGTCGGCCATCGCCTTGGCGTTCCAGTCGGTGCCGCCGTCGACGTTGCCCGAACGGAACAGCGGGGGAGTGACGCCTTGGTCGGCCAGCCGGCCGACGGCCGAGGCCACCACGGCCTGCATCACTGCGCTGGTGACGATGGTGGAGACCGAGCCGAAGGTGGTCTCGGCACCCGGATGCGTGAGCTCGCCGTCGCCGACCGCGATCTTGCTGTCCAGCACCACGTCGCAGTGGTCCTTGAGGTACGTGCCGGAGGGGTGCTGGGAGGTCACCTCCCCCGGATAGGCGAGCGAGGTCACCCCGACCACGTGCAGACCCCGGGCCCTGGCGTGCTGGGCCAGCTCGACCGGCATGACCTGGCGGCCGGAGAGCGAGATCACGAAGAGCAGGTCACCGGCCTGCGCCGGGGTGAGGTCCAGGGTGGCGGTGGCCAGGCCGGAGACCCGCTCCAGCGCGCTGCCGAGCGGGGCGGGCATCACGTTGACGCCGGTCATCCCCGGGACGTTCAGCAGATTGATCACCACCAGGCCGCCGGCCCGGTAGACCACGTCCTGGGCGGCCAGCGAGGAGTGCCCGGCGCCGAAGGTGAAGATCCGCCGCCCCCGGGCGACGGCCTCGGCCAGCAGCTCGGCGGCCCGCTCGATGTTCGCGGCCTCCTCCGTCCGGATCCGCTGGAGGTGGGCCACTGCGGCGTCGAAGTACCGCCCGACCAGGTCGCTCATCAGATCTCCGTACCGCGCTGGGAGGCCTGGTGGTCCAGACCGCAATGGAGAAAGCTACGGTCAGCACCGTCCTGCCTGGGGTGGGCGTCTGTCAACAGGGACAAAAAGCCCCGAGCGACAGGCCCGTGCGGCTCCGGTTGTCGGTGCGGTAGGTCAGAATTGGCGGTGAGGACACCGAGGAACGGAGCCAGCTGCGATGTCTGGGCTGATCGACACCACTGAGATGTACCTTCGCACCATCCTGGAGCTGGAGGAAGAAGGCATCACCCCGATGCGTGCCCGGATCGCGGAGCGCCTCGAACAGAGCGGTCCCACGGTCAGCCAGACCGTCGGCCGGATGGAGCG encodes:
- a CDS encoding alpha/beta fold hydrolase, whose translation is MSHRRVEVAGGRTLAVDTLGDPHGRPVFLLHGTPGSRVGPNPRSSVLYRLGVRLIAFDRPGYGDSARLPGRRVSSAVADVEAIADALGLDDFAVLGRSGGGPHALACAALLHGRVSRVAALVSLAPRDADGLDWYGGMTPSNVREYSEVERGLHHFADSFQFRSRQIKDDPVSLIKDLVPELPPTDRTLVTDSGLRRMLLSTYREAFRYGADGWIDDVLAFTTNWGFKVEDIAVPTRLWHGADDQFSPVDHSRWLADHIPGAELYLEPGAAHFGAFKVMTEALKWAAGSAT
- a CDS encoding DUF4231 domain-containing protein; this encodes MGADMAAGAGRSMGWVREDELLPELFWTADSSSLQGQRRSIALSRWELLLLVAAAAAGSADGNVWAWVAAFAYLCTVGLAAVTSRQNPQGLWYEGRAAAESVKTLSWKYAVRADAYQPPPKTLPDAERLYDVQLGGILGQFGTSRAIPQLNRVQDELRSWQGPLAGRPAHHPQITETMRQLRDQPLAVRRDVYLRERVRTQREWYRNKARHCANASRWASLLGIALPLLGLALAVMRALDYFSYDALGTVSAVAASISAWAQLRQYRPQAAAYSLAASELAVIDVQLGQLEVESTDAEETWARLARDAEDAISREHTTWQARREVRSLDVPS
- a CDS encoding sugar isomerase domain-containing protein, with the protein product MSDLVGRYFDAAVAHLQRIRTEEAANIERAAELLAEAVARGRRIFTFGAGHSSLAAQDVVYRAGGLVVINLLNVPGMTGVNVMPAPLGSALERVSGLATATLDLTPAQAGDLLFVISLSGRQVMPVELAQHARARGLHVVGVTSLAYPGEVTSQHPSGTYLKDHCDVVLDSKIAVGDGELTHPGAETTFGSVSTIVTSAVMQAVVASAVGRLADQGVTPPLFRSGNVDGGTDWNAKAMADNAERIFYTF